A genomic segment from Deinococcus aestuarii encodes:
- a CDS encoding AbrB/MazE/SpoVT family DNA-binding domain-containing protein, which translates to MATTEVFKRGNSQVVRRGGTLILRPLRPEATWAAFDALADIQGDFLPGGRPQEREVF; encoded by the coding sequence GTGGCGACGACGGAGGTGTTCAAACGTGGGAACTCCCAGGTGGTTCGGCGGGGTGGGACGTTGATCCTGCGCCCGCTGCGCCCTGAGGCGACATGGGCGGCGTTCGACGCCCTGGCGGACATCCAGGGTGACTTTCTCCCGGGGGGGCGGCCGCAGGAGCGTGAAGTCTTCTGA
- a CDS encoding APC family permease — translation MSTEGVGGSPLPADERVGVEEFGYRQELKRALSFRDLLVYGMIFMVPIAPFGIFGYVLDASRGMVALAYLVGMVAMFFTAMSYRAMSRDFPVSGSVYAYAQRGIGRAAGFFAGWLILLDYILIPALLYVVSAAALAPLFPAVPKAAWVVGFLLVGMVVNLRGVELTARASRVFLVLELTVLFAFLLVGLIALYSGAGAGRLTLAPLYQPEVLTPAVIGAAVSVAALSFLGFDAISTLSEEVKDRRRGTVGRATLAALFLMGGLFILQTWVAADLSRGLTFRSLDTAFYEAAAVAGGSWLALLTAGATALAWGVANSLVSQAAISRILFAMARDRQLPAPLARVHPRFKTPHVSIVLVVLVSLVVALAFLDNVALLTSLVNFGALTGFLFLHASVIVHFLVRRGSRNYFSHLLLPGVGFGIIAYVLYSMGAATWLLGLGWLAVGVLYYLVLTRVLRRDTALEV, via the coding sequence GTGAGCACCGAGGGCGTGGGCGGATCACCCCTCCCGGCGGACGAGCGGGTGGGTGTGGAGGAGTTCGGCTACCGCCAGGAACTCAAGCGGGCGCTGTCCTTCCGCGACCTGCTCGTCTACGGGATGATCTTCATGGTCCCGATTGCGCCGTTCGGCATCTTCGGGTACGTGCTCGACGCGAGCCGGGGGATGGTGGCCCTCGCCTACCTCGTCGGCATGGTCGCCATGTTCTTCACGGCGATGAGCTACCGGGCGATGTCGCGCGACTTCCCGGTCAGCGGCAGCGTGTACGCCTACGCGCAGCGCGGCATCGGCAGGGCGGCGGGCTTCTTCGCGGGGTGGCTGATCCTGCTCGACTACATCCTGATCCCGGCGCTGCTGTACGTCGTGAGCGCGGCGGCCCTCGCGCCCCTCTTTCCCGCCGTGCCCAAGGCGGCGTGGGTGGTGGGGTTCCTGCTCGTCGGGATGGTGGTCAACCTGCGCGGGGTGGAGCTGACCGCCCGCGCGAGCCGCGTCTTTCTGGTGCTGGAGCTCACCGTCCTCTTCGCCTTCCTGCTCGTGGGGCTGATCGCGCTCTACAGCGGGGCGGGGGCGGGGCGGCTGACCCTCGCGCCGCTCTACCAGCCGGAGGTGCTGACCCCTGCCGTGATCGGGGCCGCCGTCTCGGTCGCCGCGCTGAGCTTCCTGGGCTTCGACGCGATCAGCACCCTCAGCGAGGAGGTGAAAGACCGCCGCCGGGGCACGGTGGGCCGCGCGACCCTCGCCGCGCTCTTCCTGATGGGGGGCCTGTTCATCCTGCAAACCTGGGTGGCCGCTGACCTCAGCCGGGGGCTGACCTTCCGGTCGCTCGACACCGCCTTTTACGAGGCGGCGGCGGTCGCGGGCGGGAGCTGGCTGGCCCTGCTCACGGCGGGGGCGACCGCGCTGGCCTGGGGCGTGGCGAACTCGCTCGTCTCGCAGGCCGCGATCAGCCGCATCCTCTTCGCGATGGCGCGCGACCGCCAGTTGCCCGCGCCGCTCGCCCGCGTCCACCCCAGGTTCAAGACCCCCCACGTCAGCATCGTCCTCGTGGTGCTCGTCTCGCTCGTCGTCGCGCTGGCCTTTCTCGACAACGTGGCGCTGCTCACCAGCCTCGTGAACTTCGGGGCGCTGACGGGCTTCCTGTTCCTGCACGCCTCGGTGATCGTGCACTTCTTGGTGCGGCGGGGCTCGCGCAACTACTTCAGCCACCTGCTGCTGCCGGGTGTGGGCTTCGGGATCATCGCCTACGTGCTCTACAGCATGGGCGCGGCGACGTGGCTGCTCGGCCTGGGCTGGCTCGCGGTCGGCGTCCTGTACTACCTCGTCTTGACGCGGGTGCTGCGCCGGGACACGGCGCTGGAGGTCTAA
- a CDS encoding cytochrome P450, translated as MTVTEPRYSLLDPFPWYAAMRERSPVVRDPQSGMWMVFGYADVQRTLSEWKNFSSERGRPRGENPESALSSSIISTDPPRHRSLRALVEQAFTPRQVRALEPRIAELVDELLSKVERAGRMDFVLDLAYPLPVIVIAEILGIPASDRDAFKRWSDAVVTGNMSGSREMAAYFGRLIEERRHDPGEDLISGLIAAQVEGEHLSTQELLGFCVLLLVAGNETTTNLLANTVLCWEDAPGAYGRVRADRGLLPTTIEESLRFRSPVQSMFRVAAQDVELGGQVIREGSPVIAWIGSANRDEAQFGDAATFDPARTPNRHLAFGHGVHFCLGAPLARLEASVALSAVLDRLPNLRVEPGTVLDPIPSQIVSGVKRLPVTFG; from the coding sequence ATGACCGTGACCGAACCCCGCTACTCCCTCCTCGACCCCTTTCCCTGGTACGCGGCGATGCGCGAGCGTTCGCCCGTCGTCCGTGACCCCCAGTCCGGGATGTGGATGGTCTTCGGCTACGCGGACGTGCAGCGGACCCTCTCCGAGTGGAAGAACTTCTCCTCCGAGCGGGGTCGCCCCCGCGGCGAGAATCCCGAAAGCGCGCTGTCGTCGAGCATCATCTCCACCGACCCGCCCCGGCACCGCAGCCTGCGGGCCCTCGTCGAGCAGGCGTTCACGCCGAGGCAGGTCCGCGCCCTGGAACCCCGCATCGCCGAACTCGTGGACGAGCTGCTTTCCAAGGTCGAGCGGGCGGGGCGGATGGATTTCGTCCTCGACCTCGCCTACCCGCTGCCCGTCATCGTGATCGCGGAGATTCTGGGCATTCCCGCCTCCGACCGCGACGCCTTCAAGCGCTGGTCGGACGCGGTGGTGACGGGCAACATGAGCGGCAGCCGGGAGATGGCGGCCTACTTCGGGCGGCTGATCGAGGAGCGGCGGCACGACCCCGGCGAGGACCTCATCAGCGGGCTGATCGCCGCGCAGGTGGAGGGTGAGCACCTGAGCACCCAGGAACTCCTCGGCTTCTGCGTGCTGCTCCTGGTGGCGGGGAACGAGACGACGACCAACCTCCTCGCCAACACGGTGCTGTGCTGGGAGGACGCGCCGGGGGCGTACGGGCGGGTGCGGGCCGACCGTGGTCTGCTGCCGACGACGATTGAGGAGTCGCTGCGCTTCCGCTCGCCGGTCCAGTCCATGTTCCGGGTAGCGGCGCAGGACGTGGAGCTGGGCGGGCAGGTTATCCGGGAGGGCAGCCCCGTCATCGCCTGGATCGGCTCGGCCAACCGCGACGAGGCGCAGTTCGGGGACGCCGCCACCTTCGACCCGGCCCGGACGCCCAACCGGCACCTCGCCTTCGGGCACGGGGTGCACTTCTGCCTGGGAGCACCGCTCGCGCGGCTGGAGGCGAGCGTCGCCCTCTCCGCCGTGCTCGACCGCCTGCCGAACCTGCGGGTGGAGCCGGGCACCGTGCTCGATCCCATCCCCAGCCAGATCGTCTCGGGGGTGAAGCGGCTGCCCGTCACCTTCGGGTAA
- a CDS encoding acetamidase/formamidase family protein, protein MTTFTVPRDHLVYAMDPANPPALRVPGGSLLVFQTRDCFEDQIQDAGAAFTALDWNRINPATGPVYVEGARPGDALAVEILDIRVGPRAVMVTGPGLGVEGDALEHPTVRVFPVEDGGVTVSGVRLPLRPMIGVIGTAPAETPVPNGTPGPHGGNMDTTVIRAGSLLLLPVNVEGALLALGDLHAGMGDGEVSVCGLEVPGEVTLRVTVVPQCPWPLPMVQTQAHLYTVASALTLDEAATLATKHMSAFLQSEAGLSRADAIGLLSAAGNLQISQVVDPLKTCRFELGLDVLAQLGVEPPRERV, encoded by the coding sequence ATGACGACCTTCACCGTGCCCCGCGACCACCTCGTCTACGCGATGGACCCCGCCAATCCGCCCGCGCTGCGCGTGCCGGGCGGCAGCCTTCTCGTCTTCCAGACGCGCGACTGCTTCGAGGACCAGATTCAGGACGCCGGGGCCGCGTTCACCGCGCTCGACTGGAACCGCATCAACCCCGCCACCGGCCCGGTGTACGTGGAGGGCGCCCGGCCCGGCGACGCCCTCGCCGTCGAGATTCTCGACATCCGGGTCGGCCCCCGGGCGGTGATGGTGACGGGCCCGGGGCTCGGCGTGGAGGGCGACGCGCTCGAACACCCCACCGTCCGGGTCTTCCCGGTCGAGGACGGGGGGGTCACGGTGAGCGGCGTGCGGCTGCCCCTGCGCCCCATGATCGGCGTGATCGGCACCGCGCCCGCCGAGACGCCCGTGCCCAACGGCACCCCCGGCCCCCACGGCGGCAACATGGATACCACCGTGATCCGGGCGGGGAGCCTGCTGCTGCTGCCGGTGAACGTGGAGGGCGCCCTCCTCGCCCTCGGCGACCTGCACGCGGGCATGGGCGACGGCGAGGTCAGCGTGTGCGGGCTGGAGGTGCCCGGCGAGGTGACCCTGCGGGTGACGGTCGTCCCTCAGTGTCCCTGGCCGCTGCCGATGGTGCAGACGCAGGCCCACCTCTACACGGTCGCCAGCGCCCTGACCCTCGACGAGGCCGCGACCCTGGCGACGAAGCACATGAGTGCGTTCCTCCAATCGGAGGCCGGGCTCTCCCGCGCGGACGCCATCGGGCTGCTGAGCGCCGCCGGGAACCTTCAGATCAGCCAGGTCGTGGACCCGCTCAAGACCTGCCGCTTCGAGCTGGGGCTGGACGTCCTCGCGCAGCTCGGGGTGGAGCCGCCCCGGGAGCGGGTGTGA
- a CDS encoding glutamine synthetase family protein: protein MRDLDWPDLAPGGVQWVRVHWCDHANVIRAKAAHVALLDPDAGLPGGIGLAAAQMALPVMFDALAPGSGLSPVGEVRLVPDGRTLRTTALLPGHALVLGDLRREDGQPWEHCPRDFLRGQLGRLEAYGLTLTAAFENEFFLLRRDPEGRLVPADRTVYAQTGAFNAHLPFLHDLTAALLDLGLTPEHLYPESAPGQIELAVRYRVGVDAADQQIFFREAARAAAGRHGLVACFLAKVSETAAGSGCHINLGLRDAGGQDALGDPDDPDGLSAAGRAFMAGILAHLPALTAVTVPLPNGYRRLKPHFWAGAYCAWGVGNREAALRVTRHGGRVTRFEVKAADGTANPYLALGALVAAGLGGLERDLSLPPEATVDPALLGEAEREAARMFPLPASLSASLDALEADTVLRAAFGEARLRAYVAVKRLEGEALSPLSPEEELELLAERY from the coding sequence GTGCGCGACCTCGACTGGCCCGACCTCGCGCCCGGGGGCGTTCAGTGGGTGCGGGTGCACTGGTGCGACCACGCCAACGTGATCCGCGCCAAGGCCGCCCACGTCGCCCTCCTCGACCCCGACGCGGGGCTGCCGGGCGGCATCGGCCTCGCCGCCGCGCAGATGGCCCTGCCCGTGATGTTCGACGCGCTGGCGCCGGGCAGCGGTCTGAGCCCCGTGGGTGAGGTGCGCCTCGTGCCCGACGGCAGGACCCTGCGGACGACCGCCCTGCTGCCGGGGCACGCCCTGGTGCTGGGGGACCTGCGGCGGGAGGACGGCCAGCCCTGGGAGCACTGCCCCCGCGACTTCCTGCGCGGGCAACTGGGCCGCCTGGAAGCGTACGGCCTGACCCTCACCGCCGCCTTCGAGAACGAGTTCTTCCTGCTGCGCCGGGACCCGGAGGGGCGGCTCGTTCCCGCCGACCGCACCGTGTACGCGCAGACGGGGGCGTTCAACGCGCACCTCCCGTTCCTCCACGACCTCACCGCCGCCCTCCTCGACCTCGGCCTGACGCCCGAGCACCTCTACCCGGAGAGCGCTCCCGGCCAGATCGAACTCGCCGTGCGGTACAGAGTCGGGGTGGACGCCGCCGACCAGCAAATTTTCTTCCGGGAGGCGGCCCGCGCGGCGGCGGGGAGGCACGGCCTCGTCGCCTGCTTCCTCGCCAAGGTGTCGGAGACGGCGGCGGGCAGCGGGTGTCACATCAACCTGGGATTGCGGGACGCGGGGGGACAGGACGCGCTCGGGGACCCGGACGACCCGGACGGCCTGAGTGCGGCGGGCCGGGCCTTCATGGCGGGCATCCTCGCGCACCTCCCGGCCCTGACCGCCGTGACCGTGCCGCTGCCGAACGGGTACCGCCGTCTCAAGCCCCACTTCTGGGCGGGCGCGTACTGCGCCTGGGGGGTGGGCAACCGCGAGGCCGCGCTGCGGGTGACCCGCCACGGGGGCCGCGTGACCCGCTTCGAGGTGAAGGCGGCGGACGGCACCGCCAACCCCTACCTCGCGCTCGGTGCGCTGGTCGCGGCGGGGTTGGGCGGCCTGGAGCGTGATCTCTCCCTCCCCCCCGAGGCGACGGTGGACCCTGCTCTCCTCGGCGAGGCCGAGCGCGAGGCGGCCCGGATGTTCCCCCTGCCCGCGTCCCTGAGCGCGAGTCTGGACGCCCTCGAGGCGGATACGGTGCTGCGGGCCGCCTTCGGGGAAGCGCGGCTGCGGGCGTACGTGGCGGTCAAGCGGCTGGAGGGGGAAGCCCTGAGCCCCCTCTCCCCCGAGGAAGAACTGGAATTGCTCGCGGAGCGGTACTGA
- a CDS encoding cytochrome P450, with protein sequence MTQPHPAPHTLPLPPRPEARPGGEGAANPLETLPALARAYGDLVLIGKTEEGAPMCLVSDPHLIEFIHVQTGRLFDKGYQNAAINTLLFGNGLVTSEGDFWLRQRRMVQPAFHRERIQAYGEVMVDAARRYVEGVRPGETRDVHSDMMHLTLDIITKTLFDLEMGERAEPFERAMNDMFEADVLLRSALRGGEEHPEAFAAFQDATSRIDRFVADLIRERRAEGGEDRGDLLSTLLAAQDDERRGMTDQQLLDEAKNLIMAGHETTANTLTWAWWLLSRHPEAEQHLHGELDRELGGRVPTLADLPRLTYTTQVVQEAMRVIPPVWTVGRRARADLELGGHFIPAGTALVMSQWVVHHDPRWYDAPEEFRPGRWAGDLEKRNPRYAFFPFGGGPRVCIGENFARMEAPLLLATIASRHAVRVVPGPPVEIETAITLRPRGGLRATFEPRGGETA encoded by the coding sequence ATGACCCAGCCTCACCCCGCCCCGCACACCCTGCCGCTCCCGCCCCGCCCCGAGGCCCGGCCCGGCGGCGAGGGCGCGGCGAACCCGCTGGAGACCCTGCCCGCGCTCGCCCGGGCGTACGGCGACCTCGTGTTGATCGGCAAGACCGAGGAGGGCGCGCCCATGTGCCTGGTGAGCGACCCGCACCTGATCGAGTTCATCCACGTGCAGACCGGGCGGCTGTTCGACAAGGGGTACCAGAACGCCGCGATCAACACGCTGCTGTTCGGCAACGGCCTCGTGACGAGCGAGGGCGACTTCTGGCTGCGGCAGCGCCGGATGGTGCAGCCCGCCTTCCACCGCGAGCGTATCCAGGCCTACGGCGAGGTGATGGTGGACGCCGCGCGCCGGTACGTGGAGGGCGTGCGGCCCGGGGAGACCCGCGACGTGCACTCGGACATGATGCACCTGACCCTCGACATCATCACCAAGACGCTGTTCGACCTGGAGATGGGCGAGCGGGCTGAGCCCTTCGAGCGGGCCATGAACGACATGTTCGAGGCTGACGTGCTGCTCCGGTCGGCCCTGCGGGGCGGCGAGGAGCACCCGGAGGCGTTCGCCGCCTTTCAGGACGCCACCTCACGCATCGACCGCTTCGTCGCCGACCTCATCCGCGAGCGCCGGGCGGAGGGCGGGGAGGACCGGGGCGACCTCCTCTCCACCCTGCTCGCCGCGCAGGACGACGAGCGGCGCGGCATGACGGATCAGCAGCTCCTCGACGAGGCGAAAAACCTGATCATGGCCGGGCACGAGACGACCGCCAACACCCTGACCTGGGCGTGGTGGCTGCTCTCCCGCCACCCCGAGGCCGAGCAGCACCTGCACGGGGAACTGGACCGCGAACTCGGCGGGAGGGTGCCCACCCTCGCCGACCTGCCCCGCCTGACGTACACGACTCAGGTCGTTCAGGAGGCGATGCGGGTGATCCCGCCCGTCTGGACGGTGGGCCGCCGCGCGCGGGCCGACCTGGAGCTCGGCGGCCACTTCATCCCGGCGGGCACCGCCCTGGTGATGAGCCAGTGGGTCGTCCACCACGACCCGCGCTGGTACGACGCGCCCGAAGAGTTCCGCCCGGGGCGCTGGGCGGGCGACCTCGAGAAGCGCAATCCCCGCTACGCCTTTTTCCCCTTTGGCGGGGGCCCGCGCGTGTGCATCGGCGAGAACTTCGCCCGGATGGAGGCGCCGCTGCTCCTCGCCACCATCGCCAGCCGCCACGCCGTGCGGGTGGTGCCGGGGCCCCCGGTCGAGATCGAGACGGCGATCACCCTGCGCCCCCGGGGCGGCCTGCGGGCGACCTTCGAGCCGCGCGGCGGCGAGACGGCCTGA
- a CDS encoding amidohydrolase family protein, which translates to MTPDALAEHVAALPILDHHAHGLYPEALWRAEPIEPYFTESADPEILARHVPHNLYFRRSIRHLAELYGCDPTPDAVRTARQAQDYPALCARLMRETGISLLLMDDGIWQGRLLTVEQMNALLPTRRVARIEAEAAALLREAPDARVYLERVEAHFDALAPGLVALKSIAAYRTGLDITRPELSEVQRDLDALLRETPEDRTPRLNRKALLDATLHAALRAGLRHGLPIQFHTGYGDPDLDLRLANPLHLRALLEDPELRGLHVVMLHGYPFIREAGYLASVYPGAWLDVGLTIPYTSTHGMVTAWHESLHLSPITKVLFSTDAQRTPEMFWLAARAGRSTLTRALGETVEAGDLSPEEARWAARRLLHDNAAELYKAD; encoded by the coding sequence ATGACGCCCGACGCGCTAGCCGAGCACGTCGCCGCCCTCCCCATCCTCGACCACCACGCGCACGGGCTGTACCCGGAGGCGCTGTGGCGCGCGGAGCCCATCGAGCCGTACTTCACCGAGTCCGCCGACCCGGAGATTCTGGCGCGGCACGTTCCCCACAACCTGTATTTCCGCCGCTCCATCCGTCACCTCGCGGAGCTGTACGGCTGCGATCCCACCCCGGACGCGGTGCGGACGGCCCGGCAGGCGCAGGACTACCCGGCCCTCTGCGCCCGGCTCATGCGGGAGACGGGCATCTCCCTGCTGCTGATGGACGACGGCATCTGGCAAGGTCGCCTGCTGACGGTGGAGCAGATGAACGCTCTGCTTCCCACCCGCCGCGTCGCCCGCATCGAGGCGGAAGCGGCCGCGCTGCTGCGGGAGGCGCCGGACGCGAGGGTCTATCTGGAACGGGTGGAGGCCCACTTCGACGCCCTTGCCCCGGGTCTCGTCGCCCTCAAGAGCATCGCCGCCTACCGCACGGGGCTGGACATCACGCGGCCCGAGTTGTCCGAGGTGCAGCGTGATCTCGATGCCCTCTTGCGGGAGACGCCGGAAGACAGGACGCCCCGCCTCAATCGAAAGGCCCTCCTCGACGCCACGTTGCACGCGGCCCTGCGCGCCGGTCTACGTCACGGCCTGCCCATCCAGTTCCACACCGGCTACGGCGACCCGGACCTCGACCTGCGCCTCGCCAACCCCCTCCACCTGCGCGCCCTGCTCGAAGACCCGGAGTTGCGCGGCCTGCACGTCGTCATGCTGCACGGCTACCCCTTCATCCGCGAGGCGGGCTACCTCGCCAGCGTGTACCCGGGGGCGTGGCTGGATGTGGGGCTCACCATCCCCTACACGAGCACGCACGGAATGGTGACCGCCTGGCACGAGAGCCTGCACCTCTCTCCAATCACCAAGGTCCTGTTCAGCACGGACGCCCAGCGGACACCCGAGATGTTCTGGCTCGCCGCGCGCGCGGGACGGTCCACCCTGACCCGCGCCCTCGGGGAGACGGTGGAGGCGGGCGACCTCTCCCCGGAGGAGGCACGCTGGGCCGCCCGGCGCCTCCTGCACGACAACGCGGCGGAGCTGTACAAGGCGGACTGA
- a CDS encoding type II toxin-antitoxin system VapC family toxin, protein MLGTNICVFVRSRPPTVRTRFEALRPGEVGIGAVTEAELLDGAHGSGRPEHNLAAVLDLSAQMEIVPFDSQVTDQDGRLRHHLERLGTPTGPLDLQIAATALTHDLPLVTHHTREFAQVPGLRLEDWIPT, encoded by the coding sequence CTGCTCGGCACCAACATCTGCGTCTTCGTCCGAAGTCGCCCCCCGACGGTGCGGACCCGCTTCGAGGCGTTGAGGCCTGGCGAGGTCGGCATCGGCGCCGTGACGGAAGCGGAGCTGCTTGACGGCGCGCACGGGAGCGGGCGGCCAGAGCACAACCTCGCGGCCGTGCTCGACCTCTCGGCCCAGATGGAGATCGTGCCTTTCGACAGCCAGGTGACGGACCAGGATGGGCGCCTTCGCCACCATCTGGAGCGGTTGGGCACGCCCACCGGCCCCCTTGACCTTCAAATTGCCGCAACCGCCCTGACCCACGATCTTCCGCTGGTCACCCACCACACCCGCGAATTCGCGCAGGTGCCCGGTCTCCGCCTGGAGGACTGGATTCCCACATGA
- a CDS encoding tyrosine-type recombinase/integrase, giving the protein MTLVPQTNSTVPDPVQLVLDSVPSPLTKKAYRRALTDFLAWWEEQGRPPLSKAVVGRYVAGLVESGLAPSSVNVRLAAIRKLVREAADNGLLGAFEAEAIARVKGIRRQGRRTGTWLSQAQAQELLLAPDVTTLRGLRDRALLAVLLGCGLRRSELVALTFDHLARREGRWVVLDLTGKHGRTRTVPMPGWCKAAVDAWTRAAGLSSGHVFRPTAPRGEKVLARGRLSHEAVALIVRKYGQRLGHAGLTPEDLEGVRLAPHDLRRTFAKLAHRGGAPLDQIQLSLGHASLQTTEVYLGVEQDLAEAPGDRLGLSLRGD; this is encoded by the coding sequence ATGACCCTCGTTCCCCAGACCAATTCCACCGTCCCCGATCCCGTCCAGCTCGTCCTCGATTCCGTCCCCTCGCCGCTGACGAAAAAGGCGTACCGGCGGGCGCTGACGGACTTCCTTGCGTGGTGGGAGGAACAGGGGCGCCCGCCGCTGAGCAAGGCCGTGGTGGGGCGGTATGTCGCGGGACTGGTGGAGAGCGGGCTCGCGCCGTCGAGCGTGAACGTGCGGCTCGCCGCCATCCGCAAGCTCGTGCGCGAGGCGGCGGACAACGGGTTGCTGGGCGCGTTCGAGGCGGAGGCCATCGCGCGGGTGAAGGGGATCCGGCGGCAGGGGCGCCGCACGGGCACGTGGCTGAGTCAGGCGCAGGCGCAAGAACTCCTGCTCGCCCCCGACGTGACCACGCTGCGGGGGCTGCGGGACCGGGCCCTCCTCGCCGTGCTGCTGGGCTGCGGGCTGCGGCGCTCGGAACTCGTGGCGCTGACCTTCGACCATCTGGCGCGGCGCGAGGGACGCTGGGTGGTGCTCGACCTGACGGGCAAGCACGGGCGCACCCGCACGGTGCCGATGCCAGGGTGGTGCAAGGCCGCCGTGGACGCCTGGACGCGGGCGGCGGGGCTGTCGAGCGGGCACGTCTTCCGCCCGACCGCGCCGCGCGGGGAGAAGGTGCTCGCGCGCGGGCGGCTCTCGCACGAGGCCGTGGCCCTGATCGTCCGCAAGTACGGCCAGCGGCTGGGGCACGCGGGCCTCACCCCGGAGGACCTGGAGGGCGTGCGGCTCGCCCCCCACGACCTGCGGCGGACCTTCGCCAAGCTCGCGCACCGGGGCGGGGCCCCGCTGGACCAGATTCAGCTCTCGCTGGGGCACGCGAGCCTCCAGACCACCGAGGTCTACCTGGGGGTCGAGCAGGACCTCGCCGAGGCGCCGGGCGACAGGCTGGGGTTGTCGCTGAGGGGGGACTGA